CCACCGGTGTGGCGGGGGCGCTGGGGCCGGCGGAGGTGCCGGTCGGACCGGGCGTCGGGGCGGGGCGGTCCGGGGCACCCGAGCAGCCGGAGACGAGCAGGACGGTCAGGGTGGCGGCAGCGACGCAAGCGCGCCACGGGCGATTCGACACGCCGCCTATCCCACCAGTTCCCCCTTATCGGGGCAACTTGACCTTACCGCCCGCACACCCCCACAGCGGCGTGCGCGCAGGTGGCCCGACTCGCACGCGCTCGGGTCAACCGACCCGGGTGAGCAAGGTCACCGGAGCACCGTCGCCGGCGTACCGGTACGGCTCCAGATCAGCGTCCCACGCGGTGCCCAGCGCCTTGTCCAGCGCGTGGGCCAGCGCCTCCGGAGCCCGGGAGGCGGCCATCAGCGCCCGCAGTCGGTCTTCGCCGAGCTGGATGTCGCCGGCCACGCCGACGGTGGCCCGGAACAGACCACGCGCCGGAACGTACATGAAACGCTCGCCGTCGGCACCGGGACTCGGCTCCTCGGTGACCTCGAAACGGATCATGGGCCACTGCCGTAGGGCAGCAGCCAGCTCGGCGCCCGTCCCCGGACGACCGGTCCACCCGCACTCGGCCCGGCGTGCGCCGGGGTCGACGGGCTGAGCCGTCCACTGCAGGTTGACCGGCGCGGCTAGGACGCGCGCGATCGCCCACTCGACGTGCGAGCACACGGCGAGTGGGGTCGAGTGGACGTATACGACGCCACGCGTTGGCACGATGACCTCCCGGAGAGCGAGGTGCGTCTTCCCCTACGACCTCGTCCACCCAGGTGGCTGCT
The nucleotide sequence above comes from Micromonospora luteifusca. Encoded proteins:
- a CDS encoding DUF3145 domain-containing protein — translated: MPTRGVVYVHSTPLAVCSHVEWAIARVLAAPVNLQWTAQPVDPGARRAECGWTGRPGTGAELAAALRQWPMIRFEVTEEPSPGADGERFMYVPARGLFRATVGVAGDIQLGEDRLRALMAASRAPEALAHALDKALGTAWDADLEPYRYAGDGAPVTLLTRVG